The following coding sequences lie in one Heyndrickxia oleronia genomic window:
- a CDS encoding putative holin-like toxin encodes MVTVYEAVSLMIMFGTLIVAVIAVVISLVKRK; translated from the coding sequence TTGGTCACCGTATACGAGGCAGTTTCATTAATGATAATGTTTGGAACATTAATTGTAGCCGTTATTGCGGTTGTCATTTCCCTCGTTAAACGGAAATAA
- a CDS encoding DUF1801 domain-containing protein: protein MYKLKTKENDHSVMEFIENIENPKKREDAYQLLDIFTETTGYPAKMWGTSIIGFGSYHYKYKSGHEGDAPFVGFSPRKAKISLYLATGEPKREELLNQLGKHTTGKACVYVNKLSDIDVTILKSLIDQSVNFLKVTYPN from the coding sequence ATGTACAAGCTAAAAACAAAAGAAAATGATCATAGTGTGATGGAATTTATTGAAAATATCGAAAATCCAAAAAAACGCGAAGACGCTTATCAATTATTAGATATTTTTACAGAAACTACAGGCTATCCTGCTAAAATGTGGGGCACAAGTATAATTGGATTTGGTTCATATCATTATAAATATAAATCCGGCCATGAAGGAGATGCTCCATTCGTAGGCTTTTCCCCAAGAAAAGCGAAAATTAGCTTGTACTTAGCAACTGGAGAACCGAAACGGGAAGAATTACTAAATCAATTAGGAAAGCACACAACAGGAAAAGCTTGTGTTTACGTGAACAAGCTTTCTGATATTGATGTTACTATCTTAAAATCATTAATTGACCAATCTGTAAATTTTCTCAAGGTAACCTACCCAAATTAA
- a CDS encoding S9 family peptidase — protein sequence MKSIGVKQFLHVRTADHPVYHPEGNQLTFITNYSGLPQVWDLTMSKGWPTQASFTDERVIFVKYIPGTNRRIVGMDVGVNEKQQLFILEENGELMPLTNSPEHIHHFGGVSPDGKYLAWSSNRRHPAFFDIYVQNLETYESERVFKGDGLFKPVKWHPKGNSLLIEKINTNLDNDLGLLNIASGAVTWLTYHEGEAIFDSPQFNFDGDELYVLTNMEREFTGLASINITTKVLSWIDTRKWDLEGLEISSDKKKLAYTVNEGGVSKGILYDVQEERVNTWETPIGVITRLTFSPDDRKLAYVFNGPTLPSDIWELDIQLNRIKRLTYVSRSPIIEPELVEPELIHFHSFDRLEIPAFYYKPKHSKEKQPVVIFVHGGPESQIRAVYNPFLQYFLNRGYAVCTPNVRGSTGYGKTYSHLDDVEKRMDSVQDLTYLVEWLKTEGSADPLKIAIMGRSYGGFMVLAAITHYPEIWAAAIDIVGISSFRTFLENTSVWRRKLREAEYGNIEEHGEFFDQIDPIHHTDKINAPLMVLHGANDPRVPIEETEQIVTELKERNHPIQYIRFEDEGHFFVKLKNNIIAYTRVADFLEKYIGK from the coding sequence ATGAAATCCATTGGGGTAAAACAATTTTTACACGTTCGAACAGCCGATCACCCTGTTTATCATCCAGAAGGGAACCAATTAACTTTTATTACGAATTATAGTGGTTTGCCTCAAGTGTGGGACCTAACTATGAGTAAAGGATGGCCGACACAGGCTTCATTTACTGATGAAAGAGTTATTTTTGTAAAATATATTCCTGGGACCAACAGGAGAATAGTTGGAATGGATGTTGGAGTCAATGAGAAGCAGCAACTTTTTATTTTAGAGGAAAATGGTGAATTAATGCCTTTAACCAACTCACCTGAACATATTCATCACTTTGGTGGAGTTTCACCAGATGGAAAATATCTAGCTTGGTCAAGTAATCGTCGACATCCAGCTTTTTTTGACATATATGTTCAAAATCTTGAAACGTATGAAAGTGAAAGAGTGTTTAAAGGTGATGGATTATTTAAACCCGTAAAATGGCATCCCAAAGGAAACAGCTTATTAATTGAAAAAATAAACACCAATTTAGATAATGATTTAGGATTACTTAATATAGCGTCAGGTGCAGTGACTTGGCTTACCTATCATGAAGGCGAAGCCATATTTGATTCTCCACAATTTAACTTTGATGGAGATGAATTGTATGTATTAACGAATATGGAGAGGGAATTCACTGGCCTAGCTAGTATAAATATCACAACGAAAGTACTTTCATGGATTGACACAAGAAAGTGGGATTTGGAAGGATTAGAGATAAGCTCTGATAAAAAAAAGCTTGCCTATACGGTAAATGAAGGCGGTGTCTCTAAAGGAATTCTGTACGATGTTCAAGAAGAAAGAGTAAACACATGGGAGACACCTATCGGGGTAATTACAAGACTTACCTTTTCACCAGATGATAGAAAGCTAGCATATGTATTTAATGGGCCCACACTTCCCTCAGATATATGGGAGTTAGATATCCAATTGAATAGAATTAAACGATTGACCTATGTTTCTCGTTCACCAATCATTGAACCAGAACTCGTTGAACCAGAATTGATCCATTTTCACTCCTTTGATCGTCTTGAAATACCTGCATTTTACTATAAGCCTAAGCATTCCAAAGAAAAACAACCTGTTGTTATATTTGTCCATGGGGGCCCAGAAAGCCAAATTAGGGCAGTATATAATCCGTTTTTGCAATATTTCTTAAATAGGGGGTATGCTGTTTGTACACCAAATGTTCGTGGAAGTACAGGTTATGGAAAGACTTATTCGCATTTAGATGATGTCGAAAAAAGGATGGATTCAGTACAGGATCTAACCTACTTAGTAGAATGGTTAAAAACGGAGGGGAGTGCAGATCCCCTAAAAATAGCTATTATGGGTAGAAGCTACGGTGGCTTTATGGTATTAGCAGCGATAACGCATTATCCCGAAATTTGGGCAGCTGCCATTGATATTGTTGGGATATCTAGTTTCAGAACCTTTTTAGAAAATACAAGTGTGTGGAGAAGGAAATTAAGAGAAGCAGAATATGGTAATATTGAAGAACATGGGGAGTTTTTTGATCAAATTGATCCGATTCATCATACTGATAAAATCAATGCGCCTTTAATGGTATTGCATGGTGCTAATGATCCGCGAGTTCCAATCGAAGAAACAGAACAAATCGTTACCGAATTAAAAGAACGAAATCATCCAATTCAATATATTCGATTTGAGGATGAGGGTCATTTTTTTGTCAAATTAAAAAACAATATTATTGCCTATACAAGAGTTGCTGACTTTTTAGAAAAATATATTGGAAAATAA
- a CDS encoding flavodoxin, which yields MKKILLVYASMTGNTEIISDLIAEAIREEGYSITVKESLRADPKELLKYDGFILGSYTYEGGVIADEFMIFYEEMEQLDLSGKFGAVFGSGDSFYEDTFCVAVDLITEKLIELGANIVLDGLKIDLMPEGDEEERCKQFGRDFIKRINS from the coding sequence ATGAAGAAAATATTATTGGTGTATGCTAGTATGACAGGCAATACGGAAATCATTTCAGATCTCATTGCGGAAGCCATTAGAGAAGAAGGCTATTCTATTACCGTAAAGGAATCTCTTCGTGCAGATCCAAAGGAATTATTAAAATATGATGGATTTATTTTAGGTTCCTATACATACGAAGGTGGAGTCATTGCCGATGAATTTATGATATTTTATGAAGAAATGGAGCAATTGGACTTATCAGGGAAATTTGGAGCCGTCTTCGGTTCCGGTGATTCTTTTTATGAAGATACTTTCTGCGTAGCAGTTGATTTAATTACGGAAAAATTGATTGAACTTGGCGCTAATATTGTACTTGATGGATTGAAAATTGATTTAATGCCAGAGGGAGATGAGGAAGAACGATGCAAACAATTCGGCAGAGATTTTATTAAGCGGATAAACTCTTAA
- the fmdA gene encoding formamidase: protein MPKTLFEIDLSKPMQDQAHPGHNRWHPDIPAAFAVDPGTSFRMECKDWTDGQISNDDNPNDIRDVILSRVHVLSGPVYVNGVEPGDLLVVDILDIGALADSEWGYNGIFAKENGGSFLTEHYPNAAKSIWDFHGIYTTSRHIPGVKFAGIIHPGLIGVAPSLELLQKWNKREQELKMTDPNRVPELAASPDPQNAVLGTLKGAEFDRVAREGARTVPPRENGGNCDIKNLSKGSRIYFPVFVEGAKLSVGDIHFSQGDGEITFCGGIEMAGWIDLRVDVIKGGMGKYNIKENPVFKPGPVEPHYSDYLVFEGISVDETDGKQHYLNAHIAYRRACLNAIEFLKTLGYTGEQAYMILGTAPVEGRLNGIVDIPNACCTVAIPTQIFDKDISPK from the coding sequence ATGCCAAAAACATTATTCGAGATTGATTTAAGTAAACCTATGCAAGATCAAGCACATCCGGGACATAATCGTTGGCATCCTGATATTCCAGCAGCATTTGCTGTCGATCCTGGTACATCTTTTCGGATGGAATGTAAGGATTGGACCGATGGTCAAATTAGTAATGATGATAATCCAAATGATATACGCGATGTCATCTTATCACGTGTACATGTACTTAGTGGACCGGTATATGTTAATGGGGTTGAACCTGGAGATTTATTGGTCGTTGATATTTTGGATATTGGCGCGTTAGCTGATTCTGAATGGGGATATAACGGTATATTTGCAAAAGAAAATGGTGGAAGTTTTTTAACTGAACACTACCCAAATGCAGCAAAATCAATTTGGGATTTCCATGGTATATACACAACATCCAGGCATATTCCTGGCGTTAAATTTGCTGGGATTATCCATCCAGGTCTTATTGGTGTTGCACCATCTTTAGAACTTCTCCAAAAATGGAATAAACGTGAACAAGAATTAAAGATGACCGATCCTAATCGAGTCCCGGAATTAGCTGCTAGTCCAGATCCACAAAATGCTGTTCTTGGAACACTTAAAGGGGCTGAATTTGACCGAGTGGCTCGTGAGGGCGCAAGAACTGTTCCTCCACGTGAGAATGGTGGAAATTGTGACATTAAAAATTTGTCAAAGGGCTCACGAATATATTTTCCAGTATTTGTTGAAGGTGCGAAGCTATCAGTTGGTGATATTCACTTTTCCCAAGGCGATGGTGAGATTACATTTTGTGGTGGAATTGAAATGGCAGGCTGGATTGATCTTCGTGTAGATGTTATTAAGGGTGGTATGGGGAAATATAATATTAAGGAAAATCCAGTATTTAAACCTGGTCCTGTTGAGCCTCATTACTCTGATTATCTCGTTTTCGAAGGAATATCTGTTGATGAAACTGACGGTAAACAGCATTATTTAAACGCACATATCGCCTATAGACGAGCTTGTTTAAATGCCATTGAATTTTTAAAAACATTAGGTTATACAGGTGAACAAGCTTATATGATATTAGGAACTGCACCGGTTGAAGGGCGACTTAACGGGATTGTGGATATTCCAAATGCATGCTGTACAGTTGCTATTCCAACACAAATTTTTGATAAAGATATATCACCGAAGTAA